Proteins found in one Deltaproteobacteria bacterium HGW-Deltaproteobacteria-18 genomic segment:
- a CDS encoding flagellar biosynthesis protein FlgM yields the protein MNTVYFLQNILNGLSIGSVYAIFALGYTLVFSILGIINFAHGAVFTLGAYCTYALAVGDFGLNGLLAGTSLPFSLPFPLALLGGSIMAGCVGVLVERLAFRPLRAKGADPLLALVSSLGVALILVNCLQFLVGAEIYSFPSDIFGSLPMAMIFKMDGKILAVRTVQLIILGVSLAMLLVLAWFMNRTRMGKALQATAENPETASLLGINVDRYILSTFFISGALGGLAGTLIGASFGLAGPYFGVSYGLKGLAVIVLGGLGSIPGAVLGGLVIGLGEAFLPPDYSSMKEAVAFVMLFVILLARPQGLLGQQTIQKV from the coding sequence ATACGCTGGTCTTTTCCATTCTTGGAATCATCAACTTCGCCCACGGCGCGGTCTTCACCCTTGGCGCATATTGCACCTATGCCCTGGCTGTCGGCGATTTCGGCCTGAACGGCCTTCTGGCCGGCACGAGCCTGCCTTTCAGCCTGCCTTTTCCCCTGGCGCTTCTGGGAGGCTCCATCATGGCCGGTTGTGTGGGGGTGCTGGTCGAGCGGCTGGCTTTTAGGCCGCTGCGGGCCAAAGGGGCCGATCCGCTCCTGGCGCTGGTCAGCAGCCTTGGGGTGGCTCTCATTCTGGTCAATTGCCTGCAATTTCTTGTCGGCGCGGAAATATACTCCTTCCCGTCCGACATTTTCGGTTCGCTGCCCATGGCCATGATTTTCAAGATGGATGGCAAGATCCTGGCCGTGCGCACCGTGCAGCTCATCATCCTGGGCGTCAGCCTGGCCATGTTGCTGGTGCTTGCCTGGTTCATGAACCGGACCCGCATGGGCAAGGCCCTGCAAGCCACTGCCGAAAATCCCGAAACCGCAAGCCTGCTCGGCATCAACGTCGACCGCTACATCCTGTCCACGTTTTTCATCTCCGGTGCTCTGGGCGGCCTGGCAGGCACCCTCATCGGCGCGAGCTTCGGCCTGGCCGGACCGTACTTTGGTGTCAGCTACGGCCTCAAGGGGCTGGCGGTCATCGTGCTGGGCGGCCTCGGCAGCATTCCCGGCGCGGTCCTCGGCGGGCTGGTCATCGGTCTGGGCGAGGCCTTTTTGCCCCCCGACTATTCGTCCATGAAAGAGGCCGTGGCCTTTGTCATGCTTTTCGTCATTCTTCTGGCCCGCCCCCAGGGGCTCCTTGGCCAGCAAACCATCCAGAAGGTTTAG